From Myxococcales bacterium, the proteins below share one genomic window:
- a CDS encoding fumarylacetoacetate hydrolase family protein, with the protein MRDGYAFRQHVETARRNRGLEMIPEFDMFPVFYFTNHQAVVGPGPVAVRELAREKLDFELEAAIVVGKKGRDLTPETADDFVFGMTIMNDFSARVLQMEEMKLSLGPAKGKDFATGLGPYLVTLDELAARSKKTPKGLVFDLEMRGLVNGTRVSTGNVKDMTFTFAEILSRVSYGVDVYPGDVIGSGTCGTGCFLELNGSKITQNQWLMPGDSVDLEIDGLGRLSNTIVAA; encoded by the coding sequence ATGCGGGACGGCTACGCGTTCCGGCAGCACGTCGAGACGGCACGGCGAAACCGCGGGCTCGAGATGATCCCCGAGTTCGACATGTTTCCGGTCTTCTACTTCACGAACCATCAGGCCGTCGTGGGCCCAGGCCCGGTCGCCGTGAGGGAGCTCGCGCGCGAGAAGCTCGACTTCGAGCTCGAGGCCGCGATCGTCGTCGGAAAGAAGGGGCGCGACCTCACCCCCGAGACCGCGGACGACTTCGTCTTCGGCATGACGATCATGAACGACTTTTCCGCCCGGGTCCTCCAGATGGAAGAGATGAAGCTTTCGCTCGGCCCCGCGAAGGGCAAAGACTTCGCGACGGGCCTCGGGCCTTACCTCGTCACCCTCGACGAGCTCGCAGCGCGCTCCAAGAAGACGCCGAAGGGGCTCGTCTTCGACCTCGAGATGCGAGGCCTCGTGAACGGGACGCGCGTGTCGACCGGCAACGTGAAAGACATGACGTTCACGTTCGCCGAGATCCTCTCGCGCGTGAGCTACGGCGTCGACGTGTACCCTGGTGACGTCATCGGGTCGGGCACGTGCGGAACCGGCTGTTTCCTCGAGCTGAACGGCTCGAAAATCACGCAAAATCAATGGCTTATGCCAGGCGACTCCGTCGACCTCGAGATCGACGGGCTCGGCCGGCTCTCGAACACCATCGTCGCGGCCTGA
- a CDS encoding alpha/beta fold hydrolase, translating into MRRVLTGLLANGHVQTLGAAAPFYCPPRGFRPSEHEPLRLPIAHGSLRGHLHADLWLAKGRRPAVVIVHGIGGDLASRYVVRAAVALHRDGFHVARMSMRGAGASVAEAPALYHAGLTGDVLHVVDVLRSDDRISSVVLLGFSGGGNLVMKLLGELAERGPSLVAAAATISAPFDYTSIGPHMDAPARLPYRFHVLRGLVRQARAFARLHPDRATFDAAGLSRLGSFREYDAKVVLPVYGFASVDAYWAAASARPSLSRVAVPTRVIHAHDDPMVPGALVRASLRDASLALDLEMSREGGHIGWFAGLDEASFVTPWAVRRATDHLARHAR; encoded by the coding sequence ATGAGGCGCGTCCTCACCGGCCTCCTCGCGAACGGGCACGTGCAGACCCTCGGCGCCGCCGCGCCGTTCTACTGCCCACCGCGCGGGTTCCGCCCTTCCGAGCACGAGCCCCTGAGGCTCCCCATCGCTCATGGCAGCCTTCGCGGTCACCTGCACGCCGATCTGTGGCTCGCGAAGGGGAGGCGCCCTGCGGTCGTCATCGTGCACGGGATCGGGGGAGATCTCGCGTCGCGGTACGTGGTCCGTGCGGCGGTCGCGCTCCATCGCGACGGGTTCCACGTCGCGCGGATGTCGATGCGCGGCGCGGGCGCGAGCGTCGCGGAGGCGCCGGCGCTCTACCATGCCGGTCTCACGGGCGACGTCCTGCACGTCGTCGACGTTCTTCGGAGCGACGACCGCATAAGCTCGGTCGTCCTCTTGGGCTTCTCCGGGGGAGGGAACCTGGTGATGAAGCTGCTCGGGGAGCTCGCGGAGCGTGGGCCGTCGCTCGTGGCCGCGGCCGCGACGATTTCGGCGCCCTTCGACTACACCTCGATAGGTCCGCACATGGACGCGCCCGCGCGCCTCCCGTACCGGTTCCACGTGCTTCGTGGGCTCGTTCGCCAGGCCCGCGCGTTCGCGAGGCTTCACCCGGACCGCGCCACGTTCGATGCGGCGGGGTTGTCTCGCCTCGGCTCGTTTCGCGAGTACGACGCGAAGGTGGTGCTGCCCGTGTACGGCTTCGCGTCGGTCGACGCGTATTGGGCCGCCGCGAGCGCTCGCCCCTCCCTCTCTCGTGTTGCCGTTCCCACGCGAGTCATCCACGCCCATGATGACCCGATGGTGCCCGGGGCGCTCGTGCGCGCGAGCCTGCGCGACGCGAGCCTCGCGCTGGACCTCGAAATGTCGCGCGAAGGCGGGCACATCGGGTGGTTCGCCGGCCTCGACGAGGCGAGCTTCGTCACGCCGTGGGCCGTCCGTCGCGCGACGGATCACCTCGCGCGCCACGCCCGGTGA